Part of the Siniperca chuatsi isolate FFG_IHB_CAS linkage group LG6, ASM2008510v1, whole genome shotgun sequence genome, AGTGATGGTGTGTataggtgtgagtgtgtgcatgtacagcaTGTACTGACCCGGTAGTCACTGTCCCTCTGGCAGGCCACGTGCAGTGCCGTTCGGCCCCCTTCTTTGAGGTGTGAGCTCTTATTGGTGCTCAGTGGTTCCTGGGCCTTCatgaaaatctgtaaaaatgtcACACTGAAACTCTTCTCTCACAATTAGTAGTAATTGTCCTTAAaaagcttaaagggacagttcaccctttacctgtagtgctatttatccatctagatgtgtgagttgccgagttttggagatatcggccatagagatgtctgccttttttgaatgcAATGGATTACATTGCACTCGGCTTGtagtgctcaaagtgccaaaaaatacatttgtcaaTTGTGAAATTtgtcattaaatgtattttgttttggcactttgagcaccacaagccgagtgccatatagtccaatattttaaaaaaaggcagacatctctatggccaaTATCtacaaaacttggcaactcataccaaaacaatctagatggataaatagcactacaggtaagagggaacatatgtatttttgattttggggtgaactgtacctttaaaaaaggtcaaaaaCACACTCACCTTATCTGGTTCATAGATCTCGTTCTGGTCGCATGCCTGTGCGTCTGGGTCAGTGACAGCATGGAGCAGCAACTCTGTGATTCTGGGACCTGCTGGACCTGGGAGTGCTGCAGCTACATGCAGGGGATACAGGCCTTTCTTCTACAAAATGGATGAGAGGTTGAGGAGTTATGGAAATGATGGATgctctcattttgttttctgtgcgtTTGTTGTTTTGAGATATCTCAACAAACGTGTATCCCCCTCCCAATAATTTAGTTTAAACTTactaaaaaatgtatcacaaaaGAGGCCCTAAATAAACAGAACTTAGATAACGTTTGTAACCAAAGAAATTCCTTCCataagtaaaaattaaaaaaaagttcctGCCTCAGGTGGAAGGGGAATGTCAGTGCGAGCTCCACACAGTAGCAGTCTCTTGACGGCCTCAGCGTCAGCCGCCATGATGGCTAAAAAGAGGGCAAGCATGGGGACTCTGGATACGTTGGGGTCAGCTCCCCGTTCCAATAACAGCTGCAGAGTGTTCAAACGAACACGGTGTCTGGTCAGATGggcaaacaacacacaacatttacacagatacacaaacaaaatcagtgtCATCAGAACAGAACAAACAGCACAGGAAAAAGCAGGACAGAGGTAAACAGAACTGACTCAGTTTtcatggcagccattttgcGTACAGTCTCCTGTGTGTCAGAGCGCTGAGGAATCCCTGTGCGACTCAGAGCTTCTGCAGAGCGCTGCATCACTTCCTCTGTGACCTGGATGTTATAGCTGCTGACGGAGCAGGCAGAGTCAAAGGTCGGTTTTTGGGTCAATTCTTTGTCGTTGCCCTGCTGCAGACAGAGAGTTGAGTGGAAACCAGTGAGTTCAGACAAGTACCAACTTATCAAACCAATTATAGGATGGGATCTCTTTGCTTTATACCTGAACTCGTCCTGCTGTCTTAGCTCGACATTCCTTCCACTGCACGCTGCCCAGTGCAATGTGACCATCCAACACCTGAATGGAGCGCTCCACACCAGGCACGtcctcacttcctctctcttctctctcctttacATCCTCTTCATGAATATTCCTTACTCCCTTCTCCACATCTTCCTCAACCTCCTCCCTCACTTCCATATTCTCTTTTCTTGACTCTGTGTCTCTCCTCTCACCAAGCTCAACATCTTCctcattcttttctctcttcttaaattctctttccttctcttttagCTCACTTTCTCCAATTTCCCACGTTTGATCACATCTGcactctatctctctttcttcccctttgctctctttctcatcctccctcctgaacctgtcttctctctctctaacctttccctctccctctgtcccctTCCAGtctctttccatttcttctccctctttctctttcctctcctcctcctgttggtctTCAGTGTCTGCAGGGGTCTCAGACTGATTCAGGTCAGGCGAGCACTCAGTGATAAGCTCCTTGTCATTGGGCACTATACTGCTGTGATGTAAGATGTGCTCTGTTAGTTCTTCTGCTGTCCTGAAAATACCACAAACAGGGAACTTAAATTAATACATCAGCTTCATAACCAATCAAAGGGTGGTAACACTGTTCTAGACAGTGACAAATCTATAAATACGACTTGGTTTGTCTCAGTTCTTAATAGAGGGAAAGATCAGTGCTTAACAGAATACATAGTCAGCTACACCCCTACTGATCAGAGAGGTGACTCTGGTTGCTCAGGGTTGTGTCAGTGGTCTGAGGTCTGTTGTTAAACCTGGGTGTGTCTGTATTGAAGTCCACTTGGCTGATCTGGGGACTGTTCCAACATGCAGATGGAGACCTCAAAACCTGATGACACATACAGTGCAAGTTGTTTCATTTCAACTGTCTGTACAAAACACGGTTTCATACATGTGAACTACAGATAAAGAGGCAATGAGGAAATATAGATAAAAACTACATTAGGTAGAATCTTACTTGAGTGTTGGCAGGTGGTTCAGCCAAAGTGGTGTGCAGAGACTGAAAAGGGTAGTAGAGGACATGGCACACAGCCAGGGCAGACATGCCTTCACAATTCAATTTGTCAATATCAGCACCCATATCCAACAACAGCTGGATCACATCATTATGGCAGTTTATCTGACAGGTAtaagaaacaaaactaaatagtcagaaagaaaaacatgaaactaaaacCAAAGAATAAACCATTgaatcttttatttctttatctatttgattttgttgtaaTTGTTAACTGTAATTGTTGAATATTTGACTACGTTGTAGGTTTTCCAACCTGGGTTGGATACCAATCAAAGAGCAAATGAAtgacaaactgaataaatacacaatgggcaaaaatgtttttaaaataatatgttACTGTGGCAGCAATCATTGCAGTGTGCCCCTGTGAATCTGTTACATCAGGGTGGACCAAACCGGTCTGGAGGATCTGCGACACAGCCTGCAGTTCCCCTCGAGAGGCATGCTGGATCAACAACTCTGAACTGACTTCCAAAGGCCCTTTAGGACCAAAATTTTCCCTGCTCAAAGAGAGAACAGCTGCCACGTCCCATTCCACATTTTCAGCATGTAGTCTGAGAGacacataaatgcataaatattaGCACATATTATTTCAGTTTGCTTGCAAAAGTGTTTGCAGTTATACCTGTACATGATGTagtgtctttttcttttattcaataCTGGTGCCAGTACAGTGTGTTTTAGTACCAATACTCAAACAACACTTTTTTGATGTATGTCtgacctgtgtttgtgtatgtgagccTGCATGCGGGCCTGTAAGGGAAGGGTGGAGAGTGGGTCTCGCTCATAGCCTTGATGTGGATAAGCGTCTGGCACCCACAGCTCGCCATAAAAGTGTTGATCCAACTCTCTTCTTCGGCCAGGGGGCAGCGGCAAGTGGTCACCATCTGTTGAGTAGCTCTCAATGTCGGTGGGAAGGATAAAATTCTCATCTGACAGCAGATCTCTGTCCGTATCCACCTGAGGAGGATGGGGAATCAATTGATCTGTTTCAAGTTAAGTCGCAAAGCTCATATAGTTGGTCATTATAGCAGTACTTTACCTCAGAGTCTGTCCTGGCTTCTGTCTGTGGACCATTAGTGGGAGCCTGgtaaggaaaagagaggagcagagaggtaatttaagaatattttgcaaatgtatatatatttgtttgtgtaaacaCTACATATTTTACAGGTGTGAGGAAAGTCTCCAACAATTTAGGTTCTACTTCCTGGTACAACAATGTTTTGCTTATACAGTATTGTCCAGCAGGGAGGATTGGTAAGTATAAAGACttgatgacaaaatgtagctgtgagaaaaataaatcaacaaatacaATGATTCAGTGTCTTATAGAGATGGTTTGGGGCAGTATGATGTTTTACATGTTCTTGGCTGGGTCAAACATTATTTAAGCTGGGATCTcaacaatgttttaaaaacaataagacattacattttaaaccaAATATATGTATGAAAATGCAGATCTTATAGCCTGGCATATCTATTCACCTGTGGGTGAGATTGTGGTCAGCATGTACCTGAGTCAGGGAATCGGTGGTGGTAGCTGGGTCCATGTAGGCAGCATATTCAGGAAAGTTCTTCAGGCTAAAGCCCTCTTCTACAGAGGTACAGAGCTTTAGCAGGCGATCCCCGAGCCACAGACCCACATCCTTTCGCCCATCTGGATAACTAACCACACCTGGACCAAACCTCTGGTCAGCGTGGTACAAACCCTGAGAGGAAGGGATTGCTATTTAATGAAATttataaacttaaaaaaaaaacatcgaAATGCctgtcatccatccatccagtttACCTGAAAGGTGACTCCGTCAGGGAACAGTTGTTGTCCATATCCTTCCTTTCTGTTGAGGTAGAACTTGCCAGTGAACTTGTGGCCTGTGGGCCAGCAGTACAGTCCATCCCCATGCCTGTAGTCTTTGTAGAAAGAGCCCTCATAGTACTAAAAAGGAGCAGACAAGGACATCAAATTTAACTTCAGGACAAACTGACTGGCTTTCTGCCATCCACACACGATATACCATACCAGAACACCTCACTATTATTGTCTAtttttgcaaaaatataaattccTAAAATGAAATCGTTAGCTAACCTAAACTGCGGAAAAAGGGCGCTTATGAGATCTTTTGCCTAATTCTTTCATGTCAATGTCACATTACCTCTCCGTTTCTCCAGGTGTATCTTCCGTTGCCGTGTTTGAATCCGTTTACAAATTCCCCCTCATATCTGGATCCGTCGGACCACTCCTGAACACCGAGCCCTTGTCGTCTCTCGTCACCGATTTGTGCTCCTCTCTGGCCGTTGCTTTGTCTCCCTGCCCCCGGCTCCGCACCTGCTCGCCCCGGGTCAGCCGCAACACCTCTCCAGGTCGACAGCATTTTAACCGGGGCGTATCCGTTCTGAAAACCATTCACCTGAATCCATTTGAGTACAACAACAATTAGTTTAGAGTTAACGTCACAGGAACGACTAACTAAGGTGTTTAGAGGATAAAACTTTTGCGTTAGCTGTCAGAAGTCAGATTTGAGTTTTGACTTTCCTGTAAGCGCCGGTTGTCATGGGAACAGAAGAAACCTGTGCTGGGGGAGTTGTTCTCACGCATGCGCAGACGAAAGACAGTGTAAGAAAAGTTTAAATCTCCTTgtaaaaaaacacttaattttTAGTCTCATTGATGCTATTTTTTTGCTAAATTACTTAAGCATAAAGTTCCCTCTGTCGACCAATTAAACCAGCAAAATTTCGGCATACACTACACATAAACCCATCCTATTTTATCCCTTAAATTGAACAAATTTCTCAATTTAGTTAAGTTTAatcattcatcaaaaatgcCATAGCTTtaaaaaggaggaaataaaaaaggattAAAGGATTAAAAAGGACTTATATCATGGGCTTGGGATGATTTGTTGTATTAAAGGACccttttattataatatatccaacttattttaaaaaagaaatagaggGTTTTGAGATGCTCTTAtatttaacctgaatgcacactaacccattgAGACTTgtgtccccatgggtagagactgctttttgagggttaagacttagttttagggttcaggttacaattaggttaaggttaggttgagggtaagggttaaggttaggtattgtgtgtgtgtgtgtgtgtgtgtgtgttaaaatgtcACCTGACACTTTTTCCTTTAACTGACAATGCAAACATTGGTTTCAGCTTACAGTGTGTTGCATCATATTTATCATTACAGCATTATTAGAGCCCTGCTGAGAagtaattatattatttatttatcctccAATATGTCCTACTTCAGAAAACTATTGTTAGGTGTCCAAGAAGAAGCTGAAACTGTAAACATGCATTAGTAAGGCTGTAAACATTGAATTCAACTGAATGTTGTTGTTTGGGATAATTGGAGTTTTTACTAAAAGtaataaatcaataatcaatTTCAAATTCATGGAAGGTCTGCAATGATCCTCACGCTCACAGCTCCTTaatcatgttaacatgctgtaGTTCTGATAAGTCATGTTAAAGAAAAACCTATTGTACTCTCACAGCCTagctaaaaatgtttctttacacTGTCTCTGAACCTTTCCACCAATTTAATGTGCAGGTCAGATAATCAATGGTGTGTAGTATAAGAGTATAAAACCAGCCAGCACCAGGCAATAAAACAACAGGACTGTCATTGTCATGGTTTTTAGGCTACTTACAGCATTGGTTCAGTAACATTTACTAAATATTACTAAACATATTACTGAGacacaacattttatatttatataatacaaAAATCATTCTGGATTccaaatataatattaattcaaATAACTTTACttataaaataattgttttatcaCTGCATGCATACACTTAAACAAATTCAATGTGATTCTGATTTAAAGTGCGCTGCCACCCTGCTCTCTAGTTTAATCACATCTGATGAGCTCTGATATGCTCTCCTTCCCACAAACATGATACCCTcaaaaataacatgtttgtatttcacAGATCAGATCAGGATCTGTGTCCTGCCCTCTGGCTCTACCATAAGTGCAAACAATTTATTTGTTCTATAAATCCACTCTACTGTATAGTGTTTGTTCCATTTACTTACAGTACAAAACCTCCCCACCACAGATTCAACACCCCtctcatgttttctcttttcaaaaaagacaggaaatatgCATTCGGTTTAGTCTTGAATATGTAGTTAACAATCTAAACGTCATGTAACTAAAGCATAATGCCTATAGGAAAAGTAGGGCAGATCTGATAACATTACTTAAGTCTCATAATATCTTTGGTTCACCCATTGTCTGTTCAGCAGGTATGAGTGCAGCATGTTCATTGGACACCAGCTTCTCTGTGGACTCTAATGAATATGTGGTTTTCTGTATATAAAAGGGCTTTTGGTTATGAATATTAAGTTACTGCCGTTTTGATGGACCAGGGTGATTAAGTGCTTTTACCATCATTCTTTCAACAAACTATTTACCTGCTGCAAACATATTGCAAATATTTGTATTGCAACAACATGCCTGAGTTCTTAGTTTATAGTAGACTGAGGTCAATACAAGTTGAATATTTAGAATCAGGTTTTAATTAAGGTACTTTTAAGTTCACCCTGCTCATCAAGGTACTGCATTTtcacaatatcaatatttttagctCCATCCCAAGTCCACAAACAAGACAACATTAACTATAACTGTAATTGGAATCCTGACAAGATTTGAACCACTTCATCCATTTATTAGTCAGTTGTTCAATTTAAGAAAAACGTAAATACTGAAGAACAGTAGCAGCTGAAAGGTCAGAATGAAATAGCAGGGACTCAGtgcttacatacagtatatacacattaGGTTTGCACTACTTTCTACCACCATTCTGTGTCTGAAAGTTTCTCAGAGGTCTTTCAACATGTAACATTACCAGTAGTTTCTTTTATGTTCAAAGGCAAACACAGATAGGCAAATCAGACAATTTGTACTTAAAATGCTCATTGTAGGATGAGGTCAATTCACTTTTAATATGACCTATATCATCAAATGACCATAATCAAACTATAAATGCCTTAAACAGGCCATATTCTTATCTATTCTTGAAGAAGAAATTCTGCTTCATAAAATGACCAAGCTAAAAGAGAATTGGCCCTCATACCTACTGTAAATGTGCATCAGGTTTGAAAAGAGTATTAAAACATAATAGTTAATTACAACGTAAATTCCCTTCAGTCTTCCATTCAGGAAGTTGAGTTGAGTGCACTGTGCTGAGTGATACAAGATGTAGGGAGGAAGGGGAAGTTTGGGGAGGCGTTAGTTAGAAGGCCAGACTTCTCAGGCATTGCTCCTTTCGTCTATTGTGAAGGTCTCCATGGGGCCTTTGCTCAGAGCCTTGATGTCATCCAGGAGACTGGTTGGGGTCAAAATGTGAGACGACCCTGTAATCAAAGTAATGAAGAATCATTAAGTCCCAAATTAGAGCATACAACCCTTTACAATTCTGTCTGGCTCCAGCAGGTGGAGTAAAACagctggaaataaaaacagtggCTCTTAGTTTACAATTCGGTGGGTGTTTCTAGGCCAAAAGGACCAATTCAATTGAAATTTATAATATTGTACCAAATCCACCTTTAGTTTATTTGAATGACCACAACTCAACAAGACACCAACTGGATTTAATACGAACTACAGAAATGTTCCTTGTATAGTCAGTGAGTACAAACTTCTCAGGAAATTTAAAGTCAAGTCTTTATATGCCCAGAGAAAGAGGTGATTCAACCCGTAATCTGTGTAATCTTGTATTAATGCTCACCTATTATGACCTCACAGGATTTTACTGCCTGGGTGACCTCGTAGGCAGAACGCATCTCAGAGAAGCTGATTCCTCCTATAACAAAGATGATGAGGCGCGAGCCGGTCCGGCGTTCGTCCTGAGAACCTTTGTGCTTCTGACGGGCACTGTGGAGCAGAGGATGGACAACAGAAACTTACtgagacaaaatgtaaaagataAAGTGGGCGCTGTATCTCCAGAAGTTGGAAAGAAACAGCAAAATCAACATCCTGGcaagaaagacagggagagggtGATGGATGGATACTCCAAACTAACTCTAGATTCCAAAACCAGACCCAGATCATTCTCATTAGTGGGACTGACACTTCAAACAATCCCTTAACAAACTACCAAATCTAATAGCAGGAGCAAGAAATAGTAGCACAAAATGAACACTGGAGGGCGCTAACTTATCACACTCTTACTGTCTGCATTTGTCTGTAAAAGCAAATTGGaactttctgtgtttctgtataaCGTGTCCCTAggattgttttctttgtttcttcaggtgaaaatgaaaaaagacaactGCCTATCAATTTTGAGTAATTGACagtataaagaaatatattttaaagtagTGTTCTAATTTGTGAATCATCATTTGTCACATCACTTcgaaacaagacaaaaaagtgTTGGCTATCACAGTCTCATGCAGGAATTGGTAATTTGGATCAACCCTAAAAACAAACTGATCAAAGCATCTCTAGcataatttataattatttcCAGAAACTTTTAACCCAGCTCtagtgtgatttaaaaaaaaaaaaatactgtaccTGACAGCACCAGAGCCATTCCAGGCAGCAGGACACTCAGACTGGTGCGGCCATTCTTTGGTCTCCAGTTTGTTCTCCACAGCATCCTGAaagtaacacattttttatttatcttatctCTGCCAAGCCAATTTCATAGATTTGAGTATTGACTTTTGCTTGTACTTAATGTGAAGTATCCTACTTACATTCATATGCACATACGTCTAGAACCTCTAAGCAATATTAAGTATTTCTTAGAGAGAGTAAAAGGTATTTATAAAAAAGGCTAAATTGACAGTTTTGGAGTTCAACAGCTCAGTGGTCACCTTACTAATGTAATGAGAGGGTTAGCACCAAAATTATTGAAAAATGATTGAAGTTCTGTCGGACCAACACGCCAACACTTAATGGCAGGTTTTAAACATGGGTTTTGATTCGGTGGTGGTGCTACTCTTCTCTTTACAGGAAACCAGGTGCTCTGGTGGTGAAGACTGCTCAAAACTGGCTTTTTATGTAATGACAGAAAAAGGAAGTGAAAAATTGGAGAAGACACAAAAGAACTTAGTATGTCACAGATCCACCAGATCTATTTTTAATGTAACTTAATctgttttctaacattttaattacagtacatacaaagCCCATTTGCAAAAACGAGCCCTACCAACTGGTGTGCCAAAAACTTTGCTTCTAAAAAGACAATCTCAACTTTCTATGTGGCCAAGAGTTTCCTCTTGCATGTTCAACAGACATCATTTGATACCAGCTTGTGGAATTTCACTTCTGTGTAATTACAGAATTGAGATTCAGTCatcagattatattttagaaattACCACATTTTATGACCAAAGGTCACTAGAGTAACTCTCAGTTTCTTCTGTGCTTTATGGCTTACAGCTCAAATAACTTACAAGACTCAAAACAAAATGGCCACAAGCAAACTCAATCACAAGACAAGGTGAAAAGATAAATTAGAGTACTGTGTGCCCAATAGGTCTCTTTTTACAGTACAAACCTACAAAGGTAGCAGGTGACATGACATCCTACCTCCGttttaacacaaaacataatcTCACCTTACCATAATAACCTCTTACATGGAACGCATTTCACATACAATAAAAGCATTTGAGGATCAGTACAGAGGGATGTTGCTAAAACAGATCCCTCAGCGATCAACATACAAGTGGTGCATTATTGTGCCTTTTAGATGCAAAGATGGTATTTTACAAATGGATGAAGCAGTTCAGAACAACGCAAATATGTGACACTGCAAAAATCAGATGACTTGAATCTGATAACCTCTTTTTGTGGTGCTTTCACAGTtctgttcattatttttttcacaaatgcCATTCAGAGGGGGACTGGGGTAGCACAGTGACCTAGATCGAGCTACATATTGCGATTTTTTattcacttgtctctcctgattgaactgTATATACATTGGATAAAATAAAGGTGTAAATGCTGTGTGATCATGCAGAAATGAAAGCTGataatacaatacattataCAATATGGTAATCTCCTCTCACTGACCTCCATCACATCTTTTATGACAGGAGTCCATCTGGAAAGGTTGTACGTCTGCTCCTGGGAACGATCCCGTCTGGTTGGTTTGCGAGAGAAGAAATTAGGCTGGAAACAAAAGTACAAGAAACAATAAACAGGATTCAATTGAGACTGAATGACAGAACTGAACAGATGAACAAGACAACAACAAGATGACACagtatcaaaaaaataaataaataaaatagaaaccCTGAGTGAACCACGGTCAAAGTTTCAGCCCCCAGCTACAATTTATCATTGCTGGTAGTTTTAAACCATGGGTACACTCGTTTACAATCAAAAgcatcaaatcaatcaatcaatcttttcctcttttttcctctcttccacaTACCGATGTGATGATAGGGACCCCCAGTTCTTTCCAGTTCAGGATAAACTCTCGTTCATCCTCGATCTTTACGTGCTGGATGAGTTTGTTTAAGTTCTCGTCTGTTGTTCCTATTTACACACACCAAACAAACCAGCATGAAAATCTGATGATTTGATCTGatgaaaatctgtttatttgGACACTCTTCACCTGCATGCTGAAAGGTCCCTGGAAATAAATGGCTACAAAGCAAGATACTACTCTACAGAATGCTAATAAACAGAGTGAAAGAAGACCAGTCTGCTGCACGAGAAGATTGGTGTACCGTTGAGGCTGAAGATGTAGAGCAGCACAGCTCTGATCTTGTCATGGGTGCTGTATGGGTGGAgcagcacaggcagcagagtcCTCATGGGGTCTTTCACCTTCATCCCGTCCACATCGGACCCCACAGCAAGGTCctacacagagacaaacaattatttttttttatctttcatttaGGCTGGGAATATTGTGAATGTttgcactttttaaatatttattcataaagcTCCACATATTTTACACCTGGAAGCTGACCAGTACAACTCACACACTTAGGAGGTGGTCAGAGGTCAGAATTGGTACTCTGGAGCTCATAAGTAGTcaagtgtcttgctcaaggacacttcataAGGGAAGATGCTTGCGGTTATGAGGCTTTCTACCTGGCAAATGTTATACCTACTCACCAAACCACACTGACTTTTTCAAGCATTAGTGAGTAAAAATGATTGGCACTTGTTCcatcaaaacaaattacagaGCACAGACAGACCTGTTCAGCTTTGCAGAGTTTCTCCACGTTGTTTGAGAAATGTTGCATGCAGTCCTCGGCCAACTGCAGATGAACAGTTTTCTAGAATTCAGAGAGAGAAACGTTGAGAACAACATGAACAGAACAATGTATAAGTATTGTTACTGGAGTTTCAAAATGATTTCCTTTAATGAAGGACAAAGGTATTTATCATAGAGGTCATAAATTATGACTTTCCATTCTGTTTTGCTGCTAAAAACGTGATGAAGTCAACCCCACACGATACTAGGCTTTGTAAGCACCACACCCAACCACAACATAATGATCACTTATCTTTATAATTACTGGTAAGAAGCAAATATTAGTGTTACATTTGTCCTTAAACCAGTGGCATGTTGTATCCCAAAAGTTGCCCCTAAAAAGTTTGACCCAGGAAGAAACTCTGTTGAAAATCTTAAACTCAAGTTGAATAGATATCTTTAAGGTGAGGGCAAACGGTTGCCAGGCCTTAGGGATACCACTCCAAGAGCAATACAATACTGGTACTGCATACCTCAGTCAGATGTTTACGGAATGCGGGCATCTTCTTCATCATTTGGGCCAAATTGCTAATTGtgatctgaaaaaaaaattaaatgaaatgtttgctCAAGATACACATTTCAAGTATGAAATATATAGCTCAAGAGATCAGGGAAGCACATAAGAAGAAACCACATCACTGTACCTTCCCATCTGGCTGTTTCTTGCTAGCAGATATTTCCTTTAACATCTTAGGGATTTGTCTATTGTAAGAAAAAATGGGGTTAGGGTTGGGGTGAGGGCGACAGGAATGGGACATCTCCATCCTTTAGATCTTGCACACTTACTCTGAGACCTCAGCAATGTGCTTGTGCCTCAGCTTAACCCAGAGCATGTCATCCTCATTCAGCAGGGCCTGCTTCTCTGAGCCATCTTTAGACTTGTACCTGGCAACAAAAATAACCAGATAATTGGTTTAATCTAGAAATGTATTgtctaaattttaaaaatagcttGTCTGCCATATGAGCATGGCGATATGGTGAAGTAAGTATCTTATGTATGTGTGAATACAGTGAGATATGGTACAAAAAGCTTGTATTACTTGTAAGTGTCATTCTGGATATCAACGAGGTCGTAAGCCATGGCCTGGTAGGTCAGCTCATGCAGGATGGGGGTGACGGGGTCAAAACCTCTCTCCACTATCAGCAACTGGGCCTGGGTCTTTCCCTTGTGATAGGGTGGAAatatacagattaaaaaaaagtaatataacacttcatttttctcttttataaaAACAGGGGTTACTGTTCGACAGTGACATTTAGCCTTTTTCCTCGCTTTCTGTGATACAGAGCAACCACTGCAAACTTTTCCCTTTTCAAATTTCTGGTGAAGGGCAACATTAATTCAATCTGCTTAAGGCAAAGGAGGAGggaatactttttttcttttacatgatGCCTTGTGTTAAGCGGTCAGTGGAAAATAATACTGTATTTTCAGGTTTCGACTTACTCCCTGGGCTAAGATCTTGTTTATTCTGTCAACATTCTTTGTTCAGCAGGTGTCTCAcctttttcttgccactgtcatcCAGCTCGTAGTGTCGGACCAGCTTATTGTCCACCAGCTCTGCAAGGGCCTTGGCATTCCCCATGTTGCTGTCTCTAGTTATGACATAAATTGTTTTCCATGAGTTATCACAGTCAAGTTATTACACATCAAGGTTACACTGATACCAATATTAGTTAATCCAGCTGACATTTGTAAACTTTAAGCCATGTGTag contains:
- the ankmy1 gene encoding ankyrin repeat and MYND domain-containing protein 1 isoform X4, which encodes MLSTWRGVAADPGRAGAEPGAGRQSNGQRGAQIGDERRQGLGVQEWSDGSRYEGEFVNGFKHGNGRYTWRNGEYYEGSFYKDYRHGDGLYCWPTGHKFTGKFYLNRKEGYGQQLFPDGVTFQGLYHADQRFGPGVVSYPDGRKDVGLWLGDRLLKLCTSVEEGFSLKNFPEYAAYMDPATTTDSLTQAPTNGPQTEARTDSEVDTDRDLLSDENFILPTDIESYSTDGDHLPLPPGRRRELDQHFYGELWVPDAYPHQGYERDPLSTLPLQARMQAHIHKHRLHAENVEWDVAAVLSLSRENFGPKGPLEVSSELLIQHASRGELQAVSQILQTGLVHPDINCHNDVIQLLLDMGADIDKLNCEGMSALAVCHVLYYPFQSLHTTLAEPPANTQVLRSPSACWNSPQISQVDFNTDTPRFNNRPQTTDTTLSNQSHLSDQTAEELTEHILHHSSIVPNDKELITECSPDLNQSETPADTEDQQEEERKEKEGEEMERDWKGTEGEGKVREREDRFRREDEKESKGEEREIECRCDQTWEIGESELKEKEREFKKREKNEEDVELGERRDTESRKENMEVREEVEEDVEKGVRNIHEEDVKEREERGSEDVPGVERSIQVLDGHIALGSVQWKECRAKTAGRVQQGNDKELTQKPTFDSACSVSSYNIQVTEEVMQRSAEALSRTGIPQRSDTQETVRKMAAMKTEHRVRLNTLQLLLERGADPNVSRVPMLALFLAIMAADAEAVKRLLLCGARTDIPLPPEKKGLYPLHVAAALPGPAGPRITELLLHAVTDPDAQACDQNEIYEPDKIFMKAQEPLSTNKSSHLKEGGRTALHVACQRDSDYRNASKVVALLLSHRASTDLLWSGHSPLSLAIATGNDLAVEELLNGGTNPNIPLGCRVGSALCALANINYHLGGNRAKLLDMLAKAGADILMPVTVGDVVGTAVDYAYYSFNQDLCIANTPFHALNMRERETFKARRQLLSMMGDLLRHTADQRERENLEREHHLTMTSTSSTERFVYMGAGAIASNVPLPSCESLPPITEKHRKPVFKFCYHCGRSVSVKLTACSRCHKVFYCSGTCKLKAWNERHKEECIRVSASSDGIQKNVVFKSQRGPRPLAVMLKTKTVPRPMSVKLKSQRVPQPLSMAEKVLESQVNLKENYSYN